Part of the Urocitellus parryii isolate mUroPar1 chromosome 2, mUroPar1.hap1, whole genome shotgun sequence genome, ATCAATTAGGAAATCAGAGCAGAGTGCCCCCAAGTTCGGCCTTACTAAAAGGATTCTTCTCCTTTGTTCATATGAACGCAGTAATTAAGTAtcacaaatattcattaaattttctgtctaaaatttatttttacagaaatcGAGTGAGGACAGCCTGAGTATCCCGAATAGTGGGTTCCTGGTATCCTTGCAAGTGAGCCACGCCTTCTCATCTACCTTCGACTGCCACTCTCCTTTGCTTTTACCCTCACTGATAGGCTCTCCAGGTCCCAAGGCCGCTGCTCGCCTCCACCCACCACAGACCCATGGCTCAGAGAAAGGAACTCGACCTAACTGGTGTCAAGCAGAACACCCGAATGTGGCTAGTCAAGGTTCCTAAATATCTGTCACAGCAATGGGCTACAGCCCCTGGAAGAGGTGAAGTTGGGAAATTGAGGATTGCCAAGAATCAAGGAAAGACTGAAGTATCCTTTACTTTGAATGAGGATCTTGCAAATATTCATGATATTGGTGGAAAACCAGCCTCAGTCAGTGCTCCTAGAGAACATCCGTTTGTCTTGCAAAGGGTTGAAGGACAGATGTTAACAGTATTTTCTGAGAGCTCATCAGGTAAACTCTCATTAGAAGGAAAGGTGGAACAAAGAGCCGAATGCCGACCTGTTGCCAGTGAAAACTACATGAGATTAAAGAGATTGCAAATAGAAGAATCTTCCAAACCTGTAAGGGTATCACAACAACTGGAGAAAGCTGTAACAACAAATTACAAGCCTGTTGCTGATCACCAATGTAATATTGaatatcaaaggaaaaagaaaaatgatggaaaGCGAGTTAAGGCTGATAAACAGCATGTATTAGACACGCTGTTTTGTGCCTTTGAGAAACATCAGTATTATAATCTTAAGGACTTGGTGGACATCACAAAACAACCCGTGGGATATCTAAAGGACATCTTGAAAGAAATTGGAATTTACAATACGAAAGGGATTCACAAAAACACATGGGAGCTGAAGCCAGAATATAGGCATTatcaaggagaagaaaagagcaaTTGAGAGGCCTTGTAGCCAGAATGCTGAGGGAACAGCTGAAGGTTGATGCTACTCAAAGCTCAGATACCATACTATGTTAATAGGAGTAAAATGACTGCTACTTTAGTTTCTTTTAGTACGTTTTTGAAACTGGTAATTCTATAAAGTTTAAGTGTTTTATTAAGAAAAGGACGAATTTACTTAGATACTTAACTTGTATTAAACTTGTAAATTCATGATGGGGAAAGGGGTTAGGGATTAAGAGggctttttattttaaggattaacttttaaaatgttaagatttaaaatgttaagattAAAATGTTAAGGAAACATTTGCTAAATGAAGACTCTGTCCTTGGTGCCTCTCGGAGGAGCTGAGGTAACTCAAGTCCAAAGCGAATGTTATACTAACGACAAAAAGGTCAATAACAGAaatcagtaaaagaaataaacagccaaatttatttttctgaaattgttcaaaaatgaaatttcatgttCAAGTATacattaataaaagaatattttagtttgtacaaaaagaaagaatagaataaGTGATCATTTGCATGTTGAACATGAGGACATGCATAGACATTAATAAAATGATGATTAAAAAGGTTCAATACATTatcaataaaaagtttaataCTGATCTCaaggagaaaaattagaataCTTCCTCAACATTCACAATGGATATGTTCTAAGACCCCCAGTGGGATGCCTCAATTGTATATTCTACCAAACTACATATAGATTATGTTTTGTCCTATATATGTATTAAGTTTAGTTGTAACTTAGGTATGGTAAGAGAATAACAATAATGCTaatgataaaatagaacaattttagaaTTATGCTGTAATAAAGTTATGTGAGTATGGTCTCTCTTTgtcaaggtattttttttctattttaaaaatggaatttattttatgttttaggatTCAtagcaaaattaaacaaaaagttcAGAGACTCCCAatcaccctctcctcctctcacACAGTTTTCCCTGTCTTTAATATCCCCCACTAATTAGTATGGTACAATTAGtataattttgtttgttctttttaaatacacatgaCCACAGAGTATATTtcaacatattatacatacgAGGAGTATAACTTatgattccattcttgtggttccacatgatatggagtttcactgaccctgtattcataaatgaacataagaaagttatgtccatttaattctactgtctttcctatttcccttcccttcccttcattccacgttgtctaatccaatgaacttatgttcttccctccccatttccttattttgtatgagcatacacatatcagaaagaacattcagcctttggtttttatgATTGGcatatttcacatagcatgatggtctccacttccattcatttacctgcaaatgccaaatttcattctttacaGCTGAGTACCATTTCTTTGTggatatatatcacattttctttaaccattcatctgttgaagggcacctaactTGGtttcataacttagctattgCAAAATGatatgctataaacattgatgtggctgtgtaaaggtagtatgctcattttaaatcCTCTGGGTATATATTGAAAAGTGGTAtaactggtcaaatggtggttccattccaagtttcctgaggaatctccatattgctttccagagtggttgcaccatcagcaatgtatgaaatGTACCTTTTCTCTCACATCCTCATCAGGATTAATCgttacttgtattattgataattgccattctgactggagtgagatagcatctcaatgtagttttaatttgcatttctctaattgctaaagatgttgaatatttttacatatatttgttaaccattcatatttcttcttctgtgaagtgtctgtttagttcccttttccacttattaattgggttatttgttgttttttttgtttttgtttttaaggttttgaattctttgtataccctggagATAAGACTGTTTTATATTCCACATTTAAGCtatattatttgtctttctgcacctgactaatttcatttaacattCTCTGTTTACCTATGTTGTTAGAAatgacagaatttattttttcaggatgTATAGTGTGTTGTTTTTTGTGTATGCACGatgttttcttcattcattcatccactggtGGACACTTGaattgatttcatatcttgtcTCTTCTGAATAAGTATGTATGAATTGAAGGCATCTGTTTAGCAtgctgattctatttttttttcaaagcaattcCCAGTAGAAGTGTAACAACATTAGAAAATGATttctgtaaattaaaataaatggaatgaaataaaaggaTATAGTGGAGaaattgaattaataaaaataaaataatacttttacatttaaaaaaaaaaacatataatgaGCTAAGTGCAGggatgcatgcctgcaatcccagcatttcaggagactgaactcaggagttcaaagccagcctcagcaaatgcaaggtgctaagcaactcagtgagaccctgtctctaaataaaatacaaaaaagggctggggatctggctcattggttgagttcctctgagttcaatcctcagtaccctcctcaaaaaaaaataataatcaatctGGAAAATATGTAATGTAGGCATCTGGTATaattgaaaattctttaaaattgaagaaaaggtGAAGAATCTTTGCTTACTGAGCCCAAATCAAAATAAACCCATGGATTTATATATGTAGAAATAGACgaatgaatagatagatagacataGGCAGAGTTTGATAgagaatatgtgttttttttctacGTAGAGctattgagatataattcttAGCTCTGTCCACTTAGAGAATCTAGAGTCAGTAATGCTGCAGTAGCAATGAGAACAACTAGAACCAAAATGgtaactttcaaaaataattcttcatGAAAAGTCTGGGAAGACAATGTTCCATGACTGAAAGAATGTGCTTAAGGAATGATGAGGCCATGTCCAAAGGAGCCATTACTGGGACAGGAGCCAATGTGAAGCATCCTTCAGTTCaaaataagaagaatgaaatataactcaaagaataaaataagaaatcaataatCCACCACAATGTAAACAGCAAACAAGTGCACAAGTATACAAAAATAAcgaggaaaaaaatctcttcttcatAGTAAAATGGCAATTAATGCAGAGACATGGTAGaattagaaaaacataatttcatattcaccacaaaaatattttctcttatccaATAGTAGTGGTACAAGcctgccgcagtcttggctgggcacaagatcacgagccactcacaccttgtagattcaaacagcaattctttattcccgaactcacaccggccctgtacaaacacattctggggaaatccaagttctgccgccacATTcacatcccaaatactttctgaattccacgagaactcaacgggaactcaggcagcaggaacgccctatacccagcaggaataaccttaaacctggaacttccctaaacccagattgtcttaaacccaaggagcgggatacttcctaaaacctgcaggatacaccctaaacctggatccaccctggtccttgagcagggtcacctttctcaaacacacatgcaatgtcacagcgaatttccaaggcaagtccatttaacatggggtatgctggcaaggaaatttccatgcgtcattcctacaatggccctcagcacaagcctgtaattccagtgtctatggaggattgcaaattcaaagccagcctcagcaatttatcgagggcctgtctcaaaaaaaaaaaaaaaaaaaaaagaaaagaaagggccaggaatgtggctcagtaagcACCTATGGGTTCAATATATatatgggtgcttaaccacttatacacacacacacacacacacacacacacaccttttctcataaagggaaaaaatactaaattaataaagaagaaaattcacaaaCATCATCAAAATCATACAATTGAGTTTATCATGGTAAGTAAAAGGACCAATATTTATCAAGTGCATGCtgatatgataaattttaaactaCACAGTCCCTGTTCTAATATATTGCTGCCAAAACCACATAAACTGTATCTGATCATGAGGAAATATTAGACAATTCCCAAATAAATATCCTGCACAGTTCACTAACGTCAAAGAAAAATTGTGAAACCATTTTAGATTTATAGACActtaaagaaatgtgaaaattaaatgcatgTTGTGATCCCAgctcttaatattttattctttgatctttTAATGTTGTGAAAGATCTATGAGATACTCTTACATGTGAAATCTTTTGCTTGTATCACTTCCTCAGGATCTTGTCATCATTTTTGTTCCACTTTTCTCAATGTTGTCACTAAGTTCACCTTCACTGAGAACCTAAGGCCCAGCATccactatttcttttaaaagtacattGGAATCTCACTTGTAGTGTTACCACATTTTCAATTgttgcttcatttttatatttgctgtCTAATTCCCTCAcctgatgattttatttttacaaaatattaaatgagtttTTCATTGAAAGACAAAGTAGCAGCATAGCTACAAACTTAGTTGTCTGTGCATGAATCTAATAACATGCAAAGTGACTCATCACCAatagaatttcaaagaaaatatgtaattagTCACTGATAGCAATGTTCACCTGTTATTTATCTATTGAATTGTGAACTGAAGATCCAGCAGCAAAGTTTATAGCATATGCCTTCGTGTACAACTGAAAATTGAACTGTTGATTGGGAAACgggttttataaaataaaacaaggtaaCTGAAATTCAAACATAGTAGAATCTTTCAAAGTGAGGAATGTCTGTATTAAACACATAAGTCAAATTTTATAATTGTTCCCCAAATTGGTTGCTGCTCTCCAGAAAATAAACCCCTTCCAGTCATTTTGTACTAATGGGGTGCCTCCACTATGTGAATTTTGGTGGGAAACCAGTTCCTCCATCCTCCTTTAGAATCTAAATGTGACCACACAGTAAATCCTTCACCTGATATTCCAGTAATTGAGGCATAAAATAAGTGAGGCAGCTTGGCCACACAGAAGCTGCAGAACAAGATTTGTTAGTAGAGGAAATAAAGCCCCTAAGACAAATGCTTTCACCTTTtcaatagtttctatttttatccaGTGTTTATGAAGAAAATGGATGTAGGGTAGGCCTAAGATGACTAATGTTAGGTTCACTCACCATGCTTCTGAGTGGCTATGCAAAAACATACAGTAACCCAGGTTATGAGCCCTGTGATTCAGTATGTGTATTCAAGGTCATAACACATTAGCAAGTGCCCACTTATGTAAATGTTGGCAATGTGCCTTCTTCGTCCAGCCTGCTTATAGAAAAGACCTACGGAAGGACTCAGGGGGCAGAAAGCTAGAGACTGTTGCCACCCCCAAATAAAGCATATCTATCATTCCAACTTTGCCTCACATCTTCTTCCACATGCCAGAATCCCATATCTGTTTTCCATGATCTGAGCCCTGGCAATGCAATGAATCAATGTAAATAAAGCACAAGTGTTATATATTCAATAAAGTCAAAAGCATCTAGCATATAATAACTACTCAGTAAATGTATATACTGTTGTTACCTGTAGGAGTCAACATTGGGTTCATGTTCCACGGAGTCAAAAAATGAACACCATGAATGCTGATGATATAAACAATGAgcaggaattttatttaaaaggaaagctcgatgcctggggatatagctcagttggtagagtgcttgcctcacatgcacaaggccccaggttcagttcccagcaaaacacacacacatacatacacacacacacacaaaaaaaaaaaggaaagtgagagaaagatTCAGAATTGCCAACACTGCACACCTGGGAAGGAGAGGGCAAGAGTGGCATGTTATTCTTAGAGGGCTCCTTCTTTTAAAGACACATAAGGAAAAGTTGATAAGCTTCTCTTGATTGGTTTTTGGTATTTGAATTGTCCCTTGTGGACAGAGGCCAAATAATGGATTGTGCAGTTGCTTTGGGCAAGATGGAGACTTACACCCTTTCTGTGAAACAGAAACTGTTGGGGCCTGTTAAAATGGTTCTCCTTGGGTTTGCCCTCCTGCCAACCTTTACTGCCCTTTCCTATTCTACAGTGCCTATCTTTTGTATCTCTGTCGTGAGGGGGCAAAATTGCAACGTATGCagttgaggggagaaataaagaacgTCCACGCGCTTCTGCTCCTTTCAATGCTtcattcactcaaattactcaatacagtttcactctataggttcttaatcaagaaaatgacaattcttaatgctcggcactgcaatagacatatcaattcatagcaaacaattctagattaattaattcacagcaaaaaattctagattaattctaagtactgcaaaacacacttaatcatgatagactaatgacagacattccctctgcatgctaagttcaaagtTCTTAAGTCTTAGGCTttgagtccagcagatgcacactcactcagaccacagtgatcaggtccggaaccaaggcaggcttttcctggtgtgGCGTAGAAGAGAGGTTGAGGAGGGGGTCTTAGGGCagagttgcagctctcaccaaggtccagacaaggcagtagagtttgagaggagtgaggatcatgcagaggctcaggaacg contains:
- the LOC113187790 gene encoding general transcription factor IIF subunit 2-like isoform X2, coding for MAQRKELDLTGVKQNTRMWLTEVSFTLNEDLANIHDIGGKPASVSAPREHPFVLQRVEGQMLTVFSESSSGKLSLEGKVEQRAECRPVASENYMRLKRLQIEESSKPVRVSQQLEKAVTTNYKPVADHQCNIEYQRKKKNDGKRVKADKQHVLDTLFCAFEKHQYYNLKDLVDITKQPVGYLKDILKEIGIYNTKGIHKNTWELKPEYRHYQGEEKSN
- the LOC113187790 gene encoding general transcription factor IIF subunit 2-like isoform X3, translated to MAQRKELDLTGVKQNTRMWLVKVPKYLSQQWATAPGRGEVGKLRIAKNQGKTERLQIEESSKPVRVSQQLEKAVTTNYKPVADHQCNIEYQRKKKNDGKRVKADKQHVLDTLFCAFEKHQYYNLKDLVDITKQPVGYLKDILKEIGIYNTKGIHKNTWELKPEYRHYQGEEKSN
- the LOC113187790 gene encoding general transcription factor IIF subunit 2-like isoform X1, producing the protein MAQRKELDLTGVKQNTRMWLVKVPKYLSQQWATAPGRGEVGKLRIAKNQGKTEVSFTLNEDLANIHDIGGKPASVSAPREHPFVLQRVEGQMLTVFSESSSGKLSLEGKVEQRAECRPVASENYMRLKRLQIEESSKPVRVSQQLEKAVTTNYKPVADHQCNIEYQRKKKNDGKRVKADKQHVLDTLFCAFEKHQYYNLKDLVDITKQPVGYLKDILKEIGIYNTKGIHKNTWELKPEYRHYQGEEKSN